GGAACGGCTGGCCGATGCCGACCACCTCCCGGCGGAGGGACATCCGCAGGTGTACGAGGATGTACACCGGGGACTGCGTGAAGCGCTCGACGCGCTGGACGCACCCCCCGGACCCGCGCCCGCACCGGCGGGACCGACGCCTTCACCCCCGTACGACCTCAGGAGCTGAACCGCACGTGGCAGGAGCCGCCCGCCGCCGTCTCGACGCCGAACTGGTACGCCGCAGCCTCGCGCGCTCACGGGAGCACGCGGCCCAGCTGATCGCCGCCGGGCGGGTGACCGTCGGCGGCGCCGTCGCCACCAAGTCGGCCACCCAGGTCGAGACCAGCGCGGCCATCGTCGTCTCCGCCGACGCGGACGACCCCGACTACGTCTCGCGCGGCGGTCACAAGCTGGCCGGGGCGCTGGCGGCGTTCGTCCCGCTCGGGCTCCGGGTCGAGGGGCGGCGGGCGCTGGACGCGGGCGCGTCCACGGGAGGGTTCACCGATGTGCTGCTGCGCGCGGGCGCGGACCGTGTCGTCGCCGTCGACGTCGGCTACGGCCAGCTCGCCTGGTCGCTCCAGAGCGACGACCGCGTCACCGTCAAGGACCGGACCAATGTCCGGGAGCTGACCCTGGAGACGATCGACGGCCTGCCGGTCGACCTGGTGGTCGGGGACCTCTCCTTCATCCCGCTCGGACTGGTCCTGCCCGCCCTCGTCCGCGTCTCGGCGCCCGGCGCCGATCTGGTGCTGATGGTCAAGCCGCAGTTCGAGGTGGGCAAGGAACGGCTGGGCAGCGGCGGTGTGGTGCGCAGCGCCGAACTGCGCAAGGAGGCGGTGCGGACGGTGGCCGCGCGCGCGGCGGAGCTGGGGCTCGGTGTGTTGGGAGTCACCGCCAGCCCGCTCCCCGGACCGTCCGGAAACGTCGAATACTTTCTGTGGCTCAGGGCCGGGGGGCCCGAACTCGACCCGGCCGATCTCGACCGAGCAGTGGCGGAGGGACCTCGTTGACCACATCAGGCACAACGTCGGAGCGCAGGGTCTTCCTTCTCGCGCACACCGGGCGGCCGGCCGCGATCCGCAGCGCCGAACTCGTCGTCCAGGGGCTGCTGCGCTCCGGTCTGAAGGTCCGGGTGCTGCGTTCGGAGGCCGCCGATCTGCCGCTGCCGTCGTCCGTGGAGACCGTGCCCGAGGCGACACCC
The nucleotide sequence above comes from Streptomyces clavuligerus. Encoded proteins:
- a CDS encoding TlyA family RNA methyltransferase yields the protein MAGAARRRLDAELVRRSLARSREHAAQLIAAGRVTVGGAVATKSATQVETSAAIVVSADADDPDYVSRGGHKLAGALAAFVPLGLRVEGRRALDAGASTGGFTDVLLRAGADRVVAVDVGYGQLAWSLQSDDRVTVKDRTNVRELTLETIDGLPVDLVVGDLSFIPLGLVLPALVRVSAPGADLVLMVKPQFEVGKERLGSGGVVRSAELRKEAVRTVAARAAELGLGVLGVTASPLPGPSGNVEYFLWLRAGGPELDPADLDRAVAEGPR